From a region of the Andrena cerasifolii isolate SP2316 chromosome 13, iyAndCera1_principal, whole genome shotgun sequence genome:
- the Prosalpha2 gene encoding proteasome alpha2 subunit, whose translation MASERYSFSLTTFSPSGKLVQIEYALAAVAAGAASVGIKASNGIVLATENKHKSILYDEHSVNKVEMITKHIGMTYSGMGPDYRLLVKQARKMAQQYLLVYQEPIPTAQLVQRVAMLMQEYTQSGGVRPFGVSLLICGWDSGKPYLFQCDPSGAYFAWKATAMGKNFVNGKTFLEKRYSEDLELDDAVHTAILTLKEGFEGQMTADNIEVGICDENGFRRLDPSSVKDYLANIP comes from the exons ATGGCTTCGGAACGGTATAGTTTCTCGTTAACGACTTTCAG CCCATCGGGCAAGTTGGTGCAGATAGAATATGCCCTAGCTGCGGTTGCTGCTGGGGCAGCTAGCGTCGGTATAAAGGCATCAAATGGAATCGTCCTTGCGACGGAGAACAAGCATAAGTCTATATTATACGACGAACACAGCGTGAACAAAGTAGAAATGATCACGAAGCATATAGGCATGACGTATAGCGGAATGGGGCCGGATTACAGGCTACTAGTGAAGCAAGCTCGTAAAATGGCGCAGCAGTACTTGCTGGTGTATCAAGAACCAATCCCAACTGCCCAGCTGGTGCAACGAGTCGCCATGCTTATGCAGGAATATACACAGTCTGG CGGAGTCAGACCTTTCGGAGTGTCGCTACTAATTTGCGGCTGGGACAGCGGCAAACCGTACCTATTTCAATGCGATCCTTCTGGTGCATATTTTGCATGGAAGGCGACCGCCATGGGTAAAAATTTCGTAAACGGCAAGACGTTCCTCGAAAAGAGATACAGCGAGGACTTGGAACTGGACGATGCTGTTCACACTGCCATTCTAACGTTGAAGGAAGGGTTCGAGGGTCAAATGACTGCCGATAATATAGAAGTTGGTATCTGCGATGAAAACGGTTTCAGGAGATTGGATCCTTCTAGCGTTAAGGACTACCTTGCCAATATCCCTTAA
- the LOC143376087 gene encoding uncharacterized protein LOC143376087 isoform X1, translating into MANENETTPDVQSEELRAWISSIPFSKPKRNLKRDFSDAVLMAEVLKIYYPRIVDLHNYIPASSLTTKKDNWNMLNRKVLCKIDMKLSKDAIHQLASSEPGAAERMLLDLKSRVLKNFEHQNPENSENPLCNDGERDAVEGGSADPSKLDQHIANAETEETSVSRSTDQLALNTLNSSVFLRAKEKLFLILQWIISWLCVWNYLPTVKTRSSKNSAQAGAGASTTQSAPVYNKVEDAIPRHICAQLGRKLHEMDDIISSLNHKVAYLESVMKLKDLRISNLTSQILQNAVESEQLGKVQTNNDAQANNKPRPRSQNIRERVKMEE; encoded by the exons ATGGCCAACGAAAACGAAACAACTCCGGATGTTCAGTCGGAAGAGCTGCGCGCTTGGATCTCCTCGATCCCCTTCTCGAAACCGAAGAGAAACTTAAAAAGAGACTTCTCGGATGCCG TTCTGATGGCGGAAGTACTAAAGATATATTACCCGCGCATTGTCGATCTACACAATTACATACCGGCCAGCAGTCTGACCACGAAAAAAGATAACTGGAATATGCTGAACCGAAAAGTGCTCTGCAAAATCGACATGAAATTGTCGAAAGATGCGATTCATCAGCTGGCTAGTTCTGAGCCTGGGGCCGCCGAGCGTATGTTGCTGGACCTGAAGAGCAGGGTTTTAAAGAATTTCGAGCATCAGAATCctgagaattctgaaaatcCTTTGTGCAACGATGGGGAGAGGGACGCGGTCGAGGGAGGTAGCGCAGACCCAA GCAAACTTGACCAGCACATCGCGAATGCTGAGACGGAGGAAACTTCAGTTTCACGGTCGACTGATCAGTTAGCTCTGAACACCCTAAATTCCAGTGTTTTCCTAAGAGCGAAGGAAAAACTGTTCCTTATCCTACAATGGATCATAAGCTGGCTGTGCGTTTGGAACTACTTGCCAACCGTAAAGACCCGGTCATCGAAGAATTCGG CACAAGCAGGTGCCGGCGCGTCCACGACGCAAAGTGCGCCAGTGTACAATAAGGTGGAGGATGCTATTCCCCGTCACATCTGCGCGCAATTAGGGCGAAAGCTCCACGAGATGGACGACATTATCAGCTCCTTGAATCACAAGGTCGCGTACCTAGAGAGCGTTATGAAGCTGAAGGACCTGCGAATATCGAACCTGACGTCGCAAATCCTGCAGAACGCCGTGGAGTCCGAGCAGCTCGGCAAAGTCCAAACGAACAACGACGCGCAGGCTAACAACAAGCCTCGGCCTCGCTCGCAAAATATTCGGGAGAGAGTGAAAATGGAGGAATGA
- the LOC143376087 gene encoding uncharacterized protein LOC143376087 isoform X2: MANENETTPDVQSEELRAWISSIPFSKPKRNLKRDFSDAVLMAEVLKIYYPRIVDLHNYIPASSLTTKKDNWNMLNRKVLCKIDMKLSKDAIHQLASSEPGAAERMLLDLKSRVLKNFEHQNPENSENPLCNDGERDAVEGGKLDQHIANAETEETSVSRSTDQLALNTLNSSVFLRAKEKLFLILQWIISWLCVWNYLPTVKTRSSKNSAQAGAGASTTQSAPVYNKVEDAIPRHICAQLGRKLHEMDDIISSLNHKVAYLESVMKLKDLRISNLTSQILQNAVESEQLGKVQTNNDAQANNKPRPRSQNIRERVKMEE; encoded by the exons ATGGCCAACGAAAACGAAACAACTCCGGATGTTCAGTCGGAAGAGCTGCGCGCTTGGATCTCCTCGATCCCCTTCTCGAAACCGAAGAGAAACTTAAAAAGAGACTTCTCGGATGCCG TTCTGATGGCGGAAGTACTAAAGATATATTACCCGCGCATTGTCGATCTACACAATTACATACCGGCCAGCAGTCTGACCACGAAAAAAGATAACTGGAATATGCTGAACCGAAAAGTGCTCTGCAAAATCGACATGAAATTGTCGAAAGATGCGATTCATCAGCTGGCTAGTTCTGAGCCTGGGGCCGCCGAGCGTATGTTGCTGGACCTGAAGAGCAGGGTTTTAAAGAATTTCGAGCATCAGAATCctgagaattctgaaaatcCTTTGTGCAACGATGGGGAGAGGGACGCGGTCGAGGGAG GCAAACTTGACCAGCACATCGCGAATGCTGAGACGGAGGAAACTTCAGTTTCACGGTCGACTGATCAGTTAGCTCTGAACACCCTAAATTCCAGTGTTTTCCTAAGAGCGAAGGAAAAACTGTTCCTTATCCTACAATGGATCATAAGCTGGCTGTGCGTTTGGAACTACTTGCCAACCGTAAAGACCCGGTCATCGAAGAATTCGG CACAAGCAGGTGCCGGCGCGTCCACGACGCAAAGTGCGCCAGTGTACAATAAGGTGGAGGATGCTATTCCCCGTCACATCTGCGCGCAATTAGGGCGAAAGCTCCACGAGATGGACGACATTATCAGCTCCTTGAATCACAAGGTCGCGTACCTAGAGAGCGTTATGAAGCTGAAGGACCTGCGAATATCGAACCTGACGTCGCAAATCCTGCAGAACGCCGTGGAGTCCGAGCAGCTCGGCAAAGTCCAAACGAACAACGACGCGCAGGCTAACAACAAGCCTCGGCCTCGCTCGCAAAATATTCGGGAGAGAGTGAAAATGGAGGAATGA
- the LOC143376088 gene encoding retinol dehydrogenase 14, translated as MDEKTAIVTGCTSGIGKETARNIASRGCRLIMACRNVELANKFKEELIEKTSNSNIVVRKLNLSSLSSVREFARQINLEENRLDLLIHNAGTAELFSKKVTEDGLEMTMATNQYGPFLLTHLLIDLLKRSKPSRIVVVASRMYRLARLNLNNTNPTTTCPLYLYFLSKYANIVFTLELARRLEGTGVTANCLHPGVINTGIWKSVPPPISWMLNFILNTFCRTIEQGAQTTIFVAFCDKLSRVSGKYFVDCCEEELIRSVQDPGLGKKFWEISEGLVKLQPEDPKI; from the exons ATGGACGAGAAGACAGCGATAGTCACTGGATGCACTTCTGGTATCGGGAAGGAGACTGCCAGGAACATAGCGAGCAGAGGGTGCAGGCTGATCATGGCTTGTCGGAACGTCGAGCTGGCGAATAAATTCAAAG AGGAACTGATAGAAAAGACCAGCAATAGTAACATCGTGGTCCGAAAACTGAATTTGTCGTCACTATCCTCCGTAAGGGAGTTTGCCCGGCAAATAAACCTCGAGGAGAACAGGTTGGACCTGTTAATTCATAATGCAGGTACTGCCGAGTTATTCAGTAAGAAAGTCACAGAGGACGGCCTGGAAATGACAATGGCAACGAATCAGTATGGACCGTTTCTGCTCACGCATCTCTTGATCG ATTTACTGAAGCGATCGAAGCCGAGCCGTATAGTCGTGGTCGCGTCAAGAATGTACCGTCTGGCACGATTAAACTTGAACAACACAAATCCAACGACCACCTGTCCTCTGTACTTATACTTCCTCTCGAAGTACGCGAACATCGTGTTCACGTTGGAGCTAGCACGACGTCTCGAAGGTACTGGAGTGACCGCCAATTGTTTGCACCCTGGGGTGATTAACACCGGGATCTGGAAGAGCGTTCCACCACCAATCTCCTGGATGCTGAACTTCATATTGAACACCTTCTGCAGAACGATCGAGCAGGGTGCACAGACGACAATATTCGTCGCCTTCTGCGACAAGCTCAGTAGGGTTTCCGGCAAATACTTCGTGGACTGCTGT GAAGAAGAGCTTATCCGTAGTGTACAGGATCCAGGGCTGGGTAAAAAGTTCTGGGAAATCTCCGAAGGCCTGGTGAAACTTCAACCGGAGGACCCAAAAATTTAA
- the LOC143376085 gene encoding esterase E4, whose translation MKSILVAFVCLIGIIAGEHSNEELPLVNAPIGQIRGSILTSRLGRDIYSFRGVRYGEPPTGHQRFQPPVPAEDWQNVFDATEEGPSCPHPDGQLTSEDCLRLNVYTTKLPCESENVSRPVMVFIHPGGFYGFSGQSTNFGPQYLMDQDIVLVTINYRLGALGFLSTGDNLAPGNMGMKDQVVALRWVQRNIAAFGGNPNSVTLCGYSAGSFSIILHMVSPMSTNLFHRAISMSAAPIKADVYAGVSHQGQKHLSKKFAELLNCPTDTTGSMLLCLYTKPTENITNTLNSLFDWHGNPILLWKPTVEPEVRGVERFLAAHPYDLIKQKKFKQVPLILGVTQDEFGGVAAAYENATRVNASLYRELDDNWNTLAPIICGYEQDTPRSNYISRELRRFYFKDQPIGSATNTALAEVYADSIIIFPMYRAAKLIAAGSSQPVYFYKFTYQGRYSFSMWNSSTPFGVVHHDDLQYLFYMKNFFPYFESGAPEIPMVELYTSMWSNFVETGEPLPRNNKRLEGVTWSTFVPAQNNFLEIDLSPSMKNSFFPERMRTWERLFPLHSGSHNVKSNVKH comes from the exons ATGAAGAGTATTTTAGTAGCTTTCGTTTGCCTTATCGGCATTATCGCCGGCGAACATTCCAACGAGGAGCTACCGCTGGTAAATGCACCGATTGGTCAAATTCGCGGCTCAATCTTGACTTCGAGACTCGGAAGGGACATCTATTCATTTCGCGGTGTGAGGTACGGCGAACCTCCCACTGGACATCAACGTTTCCAA CCTCCAGTTCCAGCGGAAGACTGGCAGAATGTTTTCGATGCCACCGAGGAAGGACCCAGTTGTCCTCACCCAGATGGTCAACTGACGTCTGAAGATTGTCTGCGTTTAAACGTGTACACCACCAAA TTGCCTTGCGAGAGCGAGAATGTATCCAGACCGGTGATGGTGTTCATACATCCGGGCGGCTTCTATGGCTTTTCGGGGCAGAGTACAAACTTTGGACCGCAGTATCTGATGGACCAAGATATCGTCTTGGTCACGATCAATTATCGTCTCGGAGCGTTAG GCTTCTTGAGCACCGGCGATAACTTGGCGCCGGGGAACATGGGCATGAAGGATCAGGTGGTGGCTCTTCGTTGGGTTCAGAGAAACATCGCTGCTTTCGGTGGCAATCCGAATTCCGTCACACTGTGCGGTTACAGTGCTGGAAGTTTCAGTATAATACTGCACATGGTGTCCCCAATGTCCACAAATTTGTTCCACAGAGCTATCTCGATGAGCGCTGCTCCTATCAAAGCAGACGTGTACGCTGGTGTTTCTCATCAGGGGCAGAAACACCTTTCCAAGAAGTTTGCTGAGCTGTTGAACTGCCCCACAGACACGACTGGCTCGATGCTGCTCTGCCTGTACACGAAGCCCACAGAGAACATCACCAACACATTGAACTCCTTATTT GATTGGCACGGAAATCCCATTCTGCTTTGGAAACCGACAGTGGAACCCGAAGTTCGCGGTGTCGAGAGATTCCTCGCCGCGCACCCCTACGACTTGATCAAGCAGAAGAAGTTCAAGCAGGTTCCTTTAATTCTCGGGGTTACACAGGACGAATTTGGCGGCGTGGCTGCAG CTTACGAGAATGCCACCAGGGTAAACGCCTCGCTGTACCGCGAGCTGGACGACAATTGGAACACCCTTGCTCCGATCATATGCGGGTACGAACAGGACACGCCACGATCCAACTACATTAGCAGGGAATTACGACGATTCTACTTCAAGGATCAGCCAATTGGTTCAGCCACGAACACGGCACTTGCCGAG GTGTACGCCGATAGTATAATCATATTCCCTATGTACCGAGCAGCGAAATTAATCGCCGCCGGTTCCAGCCAGCCGGTGTATTTCTACAAATTCACGTATCAAGGACGCTACAGCTTCTCCATGTGGAATAGCAGCACGCCATTCG GCGTAGTGCACCACGACGATCTGCAGTACCTCTTCTACATGAAGAACTTCTTCCCGTACTTTGAAAGCGGTGCTCCTGAAATCCCTATGGTGGAACTTTACACTTCCATGTGGTCGAATTTCGTGGAAACAGGCGAGCCACTTCCTAGGAACAACAAGAGGCTGGAGGGTGTGACGTGGAGCACATTCGTACCTGCGCAAAATAATTTCTTGGAGATCGATCTTTCTCCGAGCATGAAGAACAGCTTCTTTCCGGAGAGGATGCGAACATGGGAGAGACTGTTCCCCCTACATTCCGGATCGCACAATGTAAAATCCAACGTGAAACATTGA
- the LOC143376086 gene encoding esterase E4-like produces the protein MLLLLTSLFLIAGIGSHQCCASYPEAVAPTGKIRGSILDSRLGRKIYSFRGVRYAQAPTGERRFQAATPATDWNDVFDATEEGPSCPNLDGRQSVSEDCLRLNVYTTKLPSSRENVTRPVLVFFHPGGYYSFSGQSFYFGPQYLMDKDIVLVTVNYRLGTLGFISTGDSLAPGNLGLKDQVAALRWLQRNIAAFGGDRNAVTISGYSVGGLSTMLHMVSPMSKNLFHRAIVMSGSLLTAEPYPTEQKRLARKQATLLNCPTSDTEAILTCLRSKPVQNFTDTMSQFFEWHGDPIVVWQPVVEPEILGAERFLTAQPLDLIRKGRFHQVPVIFGVNKDEFGGVVAWFQNETRKGDDYFRDMNDNWEQVAPISFMYERGTSRSKYISRQLREFYFSGQPISSANRDGLAHIYADSVIIFPMYRGARLLAKHSSEPVYFYEFTYQGRYSFTWWNATTPYGVVHHDDLQYLFFMETFFPFFNQSAPEIPMVDLYTSMWTSFVATGEPVPKEGAYKDVRWDRFVYEQNNYLDINSCPTMKTDLYLDRMREWERVFPLPPLS, from the exons ATGTTGCTACTCTTGACATCTTTATTTCTTATCGCCGGCATCGGTAGCCATCAGTGTTGTGCTTCGTACCCGGAAGCGGTAGCACCAACCGGAAAAATCCGCGGCTCTATTCTAGATTCAAGGCTTGGGCGGAAGATTTATTCCTTCCGTGGTGTGAGATATGCCCAGGCCCCCACGGGGGAACGACGTTTTCAG GCAGCCACTCCAGCAACTGACTGGAACGATGTTTTCGATGCAACCGAAGAAGGTCCTTCGTGTCCAAATTTAGACGGAAGACAATCAGTGTCGGAAGATTGCCTGCGCTTGAACGTGTACACGACAAAA TTACCCTCGAGCCGTGAAAATGTAACAAGGCCGGTCCTCGTATTTTTCCACCCCGGTGGTTATTATTCGTTCTCTGGCCAGAGCTTTTACTTCGGCCCTCAGTATCTGATGGATAAGGATATTGTTCTGGTTACCGTGAACTATCGTCTCGGGACATTGG GTTTCATAAGTACGGGCGATTCTCTAGCACCCGGAAATCTGGGCTTGAAAGATCAAGTCGCGGCGCTTCGTTGGCTTCAAAGGAACATCGCTGCCTTTGGCGGAGACCGAAATGCTGTGACCATCAGCGGGTACAGCGTCGGAGGGCTCAGCACGATGCTGCACATGGTGTCACCAATGTCCAAGAACTTGTTCCACAGGGCAATCGTGATGAGTGGCTCGCTTCTAACCGCGGAGCCTTATCCAACCGAACAGAAACGTCTCGCCAGAAAGCAGGCAACCCTTTTGAACTGCCCTACCAGCGATACCGAAGCGATATTAACTTGCCTGAGGTCGAAGCCCGTTCAGAACTTCACGGACACCATGTCCCAGTTTTTC GAGTGGCACGGTGATCCAATTGTAGTATGGCAGCCAGTCGTCGAACCTGAAATCCTGGGTGCCGAACGATTTCTCACGGCCCAACCCCTTGATCTGATCAGAAAAGGGAGGTTTCATCAGGTGCCAGTCATATTTGGGGTGAACAAGGACGAATTTGGCGGAGTAGTTGCTT GGTTTCAGAACGAAACTAGGAAAGGGGACGACTATTTTCGCGATATGAACGATAATTGGGAGCAGGTTGCACCGATCAGTTTCATGTACGAACGCGGAACCTCGCGATCGAAATACATCAGCAGGCAATTACGAGAATTTTATTTCAGCGGTCAGCCAATTAGCTCGGCTAACAGGGATGGCCTAGCTCAC ATCTACGCGGACAGCGTAATTATATTCCCCATGTATCGCGGGGCAAGGCTGCTGGCTAAACATTCCAGCGAGCCGGTGTACTTTTATGAATTCACGTATCAGGGACGTTACAGCTTTACTTGGTGGAACGCCACGACTCCATACG GTGTGGTACACCACGACGATCTGCAGTACCTATTCTTCATGGAGACATTCTTCCCATTCTTCAATCAAAGTGCGCCTGAAATTCCAATGGTGGACTTGTACACGTCCATGTGGACGAGCTTCGTTGCGACTGGGGAACCAGTTCCCAAGGAGGGTGCATATAAGGACGTAAGATGGGACAGATTTGTGTACGAGCAAAATAACTACTTGGACATTAATTCGTGCCCGACCATGAAGACTGATCTGTATCTGGACAGAATGCGCGAATGGGAAAGGGTTTTCCCTCTACCTCCACTTTCGTAG
- the LOC143376016 gene encoding uncharacterized protein LOC143376016, whose translation MTNLDFAKPLLDQNVALKVVKNGSKNSETRSACEEYRSYRPCTQKEKCNREGSTFKKGKTADKMKLKRWLQTPADWARFNAWVKINAQPKEIPEPEPIVRRAKPLSQLRRRIKLLSEPRKAPDLSAHCRDWILSKAALNAVASRRLILLALPNVRLVDYGRVFYKVSPAALRYQASQRIIDLAQPCVILPEECRPRPQCRQMVDEERLRKLALAKKLRHCPEELTPEEIAEVFTPHGIKRTALLYEITPWMEFLALPPYTTLKDRRDRTAVAWKRILIEEGDERGKGALVQQRKRRERELRKARKRKYKDMECDEISQGEGDTRKSTKGIRRGKKDEGEEKMTEDEERKAKRRRLEKHAWRFAPNPCKDDPNRIPGAALKVTASPRLETLAKPTMRESKAIRANPFGVSKGALSAAASPRTDALAKPPRPRSPVERKPPREKDEYGAPIFEKPVYGKVLPKTKPYKMGECPPPEEKKKAKIKKRPIDPIAYERTIDPCIYPDLARRQRRERKRVEKLSGRRGGRRRRQRGKRLAPEKTDGTPKADDKREEESDVAEAEETEPQETQAEETQEA comes from the exons ATGAC aaatttagaCTTCGCTAAGCCTCTGTTAGATCAGAACGTTGCGCTGAAAGTCGTGAAAAATGGCTCCAAGAATTCAGAAACCCGTAGCGCCTGCGAGGAGTACAGGTCGTACAGGCCGTGTACTCAGAAGGAAAAGTGTAACCGTGAGGGAAGCACCTTCAAGAAAGG GAAGACCGCTGACAAGATGAAACTGAAAAGGTGGCTGCAAACACCAGCCGATTGGGCGCGTTTCAATGCCTGGGTGAAAATCAATGCCCAACCCAAGGAAATCCCGGAACCCGAGCCAATA GTCCGCCGCGCGAAGCCGCTGTCTCAGTTGAGGAGAAGAATAAAACTATTATCGGAGCCTCGCAAAGCGCCCGACCTAAGTGCCCATTGCAGGGACTGGATCCTTTCGAAAGCTGCGTTAAATGCGGTGGCATCGAGACGATTAATTCTCTTAGCTCTGCCAAATGTGAGATTAGTCGATTACGGTCGGGTCTTTTACAAAGTCTCCCCAGCAGCTTTGAGGTACCAGGCCTCTCAGAGAATCATCGACCTAGCCCAGCCTTGTGTCATTCTCCCCGAGGAATGCCGGCCTCGGCCGCAATGCAGACAGATGGTTGACGAGGAAAGGCTGAGAAAATTGGCATTGGCGAAGAAACTGCGCCACTGTCCCGAAGAATTAACACCTGAAGAGATCGCGGAGGTGTTCACGCCGCACGGTATAAAGAGAACCGCGCTCTTGTACGAG ATCACACCGTGGATGGAGTTCCTGGCATTGCCACCGTATACGACCTTAAAAGACAGGAGAGATAGGACTGCGGTAGCTTGGAAGAGGATACTAATAGAGGAAGGAGATGAAAGGGGCAAGGGTGCCTTAGTCCAGCAGAGGAAGAGGAGAGAAAGGGAGCTGAGAAAGGCGAGAAAGAGGAAATACAAAGACATGGAGTGTGATGAGATATCTCAAGGCGAAGGTGACACGAGGAAAAGTACTAAAGGAATtagaagaggaaaaaaagatGAAGGTGAGGAGAAAATGACAGAGGACGAAGAGAGGAAAGCTAAAAGGAGGAGGCTGGAGAAACATGCTTGGAGGTTCGCACCAAATCCGTGCAAGGATGACCCTAACAGAATCCCAGGAGCAGCTTTAAAAGTAACAG CATCGCCACGACTGGAGACGTTGGCGAAACCCACCATGCGCGAAAGTAAAGCCATCAGAGCTAATCCCTTTGGCGTGAGCAAAGGCGCCTTGTCTGCTGCAGCTTCCCCCAGAACGGATGCTTTGGCGAAGCCACCCAGACCGCGAAGTCCTGTGGAAAGGAAGCCACCGCGAGAAAAAGACGAGTATGGAGCGCCGATATTCGAAAAGCCT GTATACGGAAAAGTGTTGCCCAAAACGAAGCCGTACAAAATGGGCGAATGTCCACCcccggaggagaagaagaaggcgaAGATCAAGAAACGTCCAATTGATCCGATTGCTTACGAACGGACCATTGATCCTTGCATTTACCCAGACCTGGCGAGAAGGCAGAGAAGGGAGAGGAAAAGGGTGGAAAAATTATCGGGAAGGAGAGGTGGGAGAAGAAGGAGGCAAAGGGGAAAACGACTCGCTCCAGAGAAGACTGATGGTACTCCGAAGGCTGACGACAAGAGAGAAGAAGAATCGGATGTAGCTGAGGCAGAGGAAACCGAGCCACAGGAAACCCAGGCAGAAGAAACCCAGGAAGCATAA
- the LOC143376017 gene encoding uncharacterized protein LOC143376017, protein MNTDVLQDHAPRYAKLAEPKKRIDTVNNYDAFNVKRGALSYQITDSLNKLAQPKRKPGVNAFKASSSSVKTTPGDAEKQGHRKLINSNEQSKYTQESKKKKFLLDTYARIVAARNKCCTKRLHDLAKPKNYNPHNQTPAYEDFDNYFQTIKKYKAVDGKH, encoded by the exons ATGAACACGGATGTTCTCCAGGACCATGCCCCAAGGTACGCGAAATTAGCGGAACCGAAGAAGAGGATCGATACAGTTAATAATTACGATGCCTTCAAT GTAAAGCGAGGAGCATTGTCTTATCAAATTACGGATTCGTTAAACAAACTTGCTCAGCCGAAACGAAAACCAGGTGTAAATGCGTTCAAGGCCTCATCTTCCTCCGTGAAAACTACCCCCGGAGATGCAG AGAAGCAGGGACACCGTAAACTGATAAATAGCAACGAGCAGTCAAAGTACACGCAAgaatcgaagaagaagaagttttTATTGGACACGTACGCTCGCATCGTTGCAGCTAGAAATAAATGTTGCACAAAACGGTTGCACGATCTCGCTAAACCGAAAAATTATAATCCCCACAATCAGACCCCAGCCTACGAAGATTTCGATAATTACTTTCAAACGATTAAAAAGTACAAAGCAGTAGATGGAAAACATTAA